The proteins below are encoded in one region of Belonocnema kinseyi isolate 2016_QV_RU_SX_M_011 chromosome 5, B_treatae_v1, whole genome shotgun sequence:
- the LOC117173610 gene encoding uncharacterized protein LOC117173610, whose protein sequence is MDEKYYATYTIATNLLSSRIPKSPEPGPDPGSQPAISSSSPQSSENQAILNVPIGFSSLLKINLPTFNGKFDAWLGFYDSLNSLVYQDSRIAAIHKLFHLKGCLVDEAADVISTIETSAENYEVAWKLLKDRYDNQKVMR, encoded by the coding sequence ATGGATGAAAAATATTATGCAACATATACTATCGCCACTAATCTTTTATCGAGTCGAATACCAAAGTCGCCGGAGCCAGGTCCGGACCCCGGGTCACAACCAGCTATCTCGTCGAGCTCGCCTCAAAGTTCCGAGAATCAAGCTATTTTGAACGTTCCCATTGGTTTCTCaagtttgcttaaaattaatttaccaacCTTTAACGGAAAGTTTGATGCTTGGTTAGGGTTCTATGATTCATTGAATTCGCTTGTTTATCAAGATTCGCGCATTGCTGCCATTCataaattgtttcatttgaaaGGCTGTCTCGTCGATGAAGCCGCGGACGTTATCTCTACAATTGAAACATCAGCAGAAAATTATGAAGTGGCATGGAAATTGTTGAAAGATCGCTACGATAATCAGAAGGTGATGCGTTAA